DNA sequence from the Candidatus Zixiibacteriota bacterium genome:
GGTTTCGACCTACAAGGCTTCGTAGGTCGGGTTCCGCCGGTCCTGAGCGCAGCGAAGGACCAAGAAACCCGACATTCTTTCTTCTGTGTTCATCACGTGCCGGGTTTCTCGTCGCGCTCGACTCCGTCGGTCACTCCTCGGAACCCGACCTACTGTTGGCTCCGTCCCTCAGCCATCTCGCCGCGTCCAGCGCGTGATACGTGATGATTATATCCGCACCGGCGCGCTTGATTGAGGTGAGGATTTCGAGAGTCAAACGCTTCTCGTCGGCGATTCCCGATGCCGCCGCTTGTTTCACCATCGCAAACTCGCCGCTCACGTTGTAGGCGGCCAATGGTACGTCAAAGCGATGGCGCGCCTGCCTGATGATATCAAGATACGCCAGCGCCGGCTTGACCATGACGATATCTGCACCTTCTGCAATGTCCATGTCGATCTCTCGCAGCGCCTCCCGCGCATTCGGCGGGTCCATCTGGTACGTCTTGCGGTCACCGAATTTAGGCGCCGAATCGACCGCCTCACGGAACGGCCCGTAGAACACCGAGCAGTATTTCGCGGCGTAAGACATGATCACCGTTTGCGTGAGGCCGTTGGCGTCAAGAGCCTGTCGAATTGCTTTCACGCGGCCGTCCATCATATCCGATGGCGCCACGATATCCGCGCCCGCCTCGGCATGGCTAAGCGCCTGCAGCGCCAATACATCGAGCGTGGCATCGTTGTCGACATCGCCGTCACGAATAATGCCGCAATGGCCATGATCAGTGTATTCGCACAGGCACACATCGGTAGCAACCAGAATATCCGGCACGGCTGACTTTATCTCCCGCACAGCCCTTTGTACCACGCCATCTTTCTTGAGCGACTCCGAACCGGTAGCATCTTTCTTCGCGGGCGTGCCAAACAACAGTACACACTGGATACCAAGATCGTACGCCTGGCGCGCCGCACCCGCCACTGCAAATATCGGCAGATTAGATATGCCCGGCATCGACTTGATCGGCCGGGGCCTGTCTACCAGTTCGCTGACAAACAGCGGATAGATGAAATCCGCCGGGTGCAGCCGCGTCTCCTGCACCAGCTTGCGCATGGCGGCGGTGCGACGCAGACGGCGAGGACGGTTCTGCGGAAAGCTCATCCAGCCCTCCAGATCGGATTGGCTTTGTGGTGAGACACGAGCGCGTCGATCAAGTCCGGTATCGAATGGGTGGCCGCCTCCAGACTCACAGTGATGCCTTGTTTTCCGATCACGTCCGAAGTCGACGGCCCAATCGAAACTACACATGACCCGTTCGTGAGTCGCACAAGTTCATCCGGCGTCAGATTGGCAACGAGCCCATCCACTGTCGATCCGCTCGTGAACATGATGACATCGGGCGGATGAGCGAACAGCTTCTCCTTCAAGTGAGCCGGCCATATATGAGTGACAGTCGAGTACACCTGCGCCGGTATCACTGTCGCGCCGGCCTGCCCAAGAGCACGTTGGATACGTTCGTCACCCAGGTTGCCGCGCACGCGCACGACTGTGGCGCCATCCAGATCGATCTTCTTGCTCATCTGCATTGCCAGTTCGGCAGTGGTTGCTCTGGTGGGAACGAAGTCGGGCCTCAGCATGAATTCCTCCAGCGCCCGCGCCGTACCGAAGCCCACCGCGGCTATTTTGTATTCGCCGAGCCCGCGTATATCGAGAGCGCCCTCCCGCCACTGGTGCATAAAATATCGCACGCCGTTCTCGCTCGTGAAAACGAGCCAGCGCTTGGACGATGACAGAGACCCAATTCGCTCCCAAGTCGCCTGATCATGATACGCTTCGGTTGCAATGGTGGGATAAGCCAGCACCTCCGCGCCCAGGTCGCGCAGCGTCCGGTACACCCACTCGGCCTGGTCGGCCGGACGACAGACCATCACTCGAAGACCGTGCAGTGGCTCCATCCGGCGTGGATATAAGATCTCTCTTAGTTTGACAACTTCACCGACTACAAATAACACCGGCGGTTTGAGGTTCTGTTCCCGCGTACGGCTCGGCAGTTCGCCGAGTGGCGCGGTGATAACGCGCTGCGTGGGGAGCGTTGCCCGCTCGATTGCCGCCGACGGTGTATCTGGTGACATGCCGCTCTCAAGTAATCGCGCAACATTCTGCTCCAGCTCCGCCACGCCCATATAGATTACCAGCGTGCCGCTAACAGCAGCAAGCGCCTCCAATGCCACGGACGTGCATTTGTCGTTATCGCTTCCGTGACCGGTGAGCAACGTGACCGATGAAGCATACCGACGGTCGGTGACCGGAATACCTGCCAGTGCCGGACCGCCTATCCCCGCCGTAACGCCGGGCACAATTTCAAACGGCACGCCCTGTTCCGCCAGATACTGCGCCTCCTCGCCGCCACGCCCAAACACAAACGGGTCGCCTCCCTTCAGTCTCACGACGGTCTTGCCCTGACTCGCTAGAACAACCAGCAATCGATTAATCTCATCCTGGGGCAACGAGTGATCGGAAACCATCTTACCGACATAGATGCGCTCCACACTTGAGGGCAGTCCGACGAGCAACTCATCCGGCACGAGATTGTCATACACGACTACGTCGCAGCTACGCAACAGTTGC
Encoded proteins:
- the cobA gene encoding uroporphyrinogen-III C-methyltransferase; this encodes MSSSWHNTGTVYLVGAGPGDPDLITVKGTQLLRSCDVVVYDNLVPDELLVGLPSSVERIYVGKMVSDHSLPQDEINRLLVVLASQGKTVVRLKGGDPFVFGRGGEEAQYLAEQGVPFEIVPGVTAGIGGPALAGIPVTDRRYASSVTLLTGHGSDNDKCTSVALEALAAVSGTLVIYMGVAELEQNVARLLESGMSPDTPSAAIERATLPTQRVITAPLGELPSRTREQNLKPPVLFVVGEVVKLREILYPRRMEPLHGLRVMVCRPADQAEWVYRTLRDLGAEVLAYPTIATEAYHDQATWERIGSLSSSKRWLVFTSENGVRYFMHQWREGALDIRGLGEYKIAAVGFGTARALEEFMLRPDFVPTRATTAELAMQMSKKIDLDGATVVRVRGNLGDERIQRALGQAGATVIPAQVYSTVTHIWPAHLKEKLFAHPPDVIMFTSGSTVDGLVANLTPDELVRLTNGSCVVSIGPSTSDVIGKQGITVSLEAATHSIPDLIDALVSHHKANPIWRAG
- the hemB gene encoding porphobilinogen synthase produces the protein MSFPQNRPRRLRRTAAMRKLVQETRLHPADFIYPLFVSELVDRPRPIKSMPGISNLPIFAVAGAARQAYDLGIQCVLLFGTPAKKDATGSESLKKDGVVQRAVREIKSAVPDILVATDVCLCEYTDHGHCGIIRDGDVDNDATLDVLALQALSHAEAGADIVAPSDMMDGRVKAIRQALDANGLTQTVIMSYAAKYCSVFYGPFREAVDSAPKFGDRKTYQMDPPNAREALREIDMDIAEGADIVMVKPALAYLDIIRQARHRFDVPLAAYNVSGEFAMVKQAAASGIADEKRLTLEILTSIKRAGADIIITYHALDAARWLRDGANSRSGSEE